A region from the Triticum aestivum cultivar Chinese Spring chromosome 3D, IWGSC CS RefSeq v2.1, whole genome shotgun sequence genome encodes:
- the LOC123076133 gene encoding anaphase-promoting complex subunit 10, translating into MILAVLFANSEGNIRIEKMIPSYSQPLTPHREAWSVSSCKPRNGVASLRDDSLDTYWQSDGAQPHLVNIQFQKKVQLQLVVLYVDFKLDESYTPSKISIRAGDGFHNLKEIKTVDLLKPVGWVHISLSGTDPRETFIHTFMLQIAVLANHLNGIVGTLIHC; encoded by the exons atGATACTCGCCGTGCTCTTCGCCAACTCCGAAGGCAATATCCGCATCGAGAAGATGATACCCTCCTACTCCCAACCACTCACACCACATCGAGAGGCCTGGAGCGTCAGCTCCTGCAAGCCCCGCAACGGCGTCGCCTCCCTCCGCGACGACAGCCTCGACACCTACTGGCA GTCGGACGGCGCGCAGCCGCACCTGGTCAACATCCAATTCCAGAAGAAGGTGCAGCTGCAG CTTGTTGTGCTGTACGTGGATTTCAAGCTGGACGAGAGCTACACGCCCAGCAAGATCTCCATCCGGGCCGGCGACGGCTTCCACAATCTCAAG GAAATTAAAACGGTGGACCTTTTGAAGCCAGTAGGATGGGTTCATATATCATTATCTGGCACTGATCCCCG AGAAACATTCATTCATACATTTATGCTCCAAATTGCGGTGCTGGCCAATCACCTGAATGGTATTGTTGGTACCCTGATTCATTGTTGA